A genomic stretch from Coregonus clupeaformis isolate EN_2021a chromosome 23, ASM2061545v1, whole genome shotgun sequence includes:
- the gjb8 gene encoding gap junction protein beta 8, with translation MSWGALYAQLGGVNKHSTSLGKIWLSVLFIFRITILVLAAESVWGDEQSDFTCNTQQPGCKNVCYDHFFPVSHIRLWCLQLIFVSTPALLVAMHVAYRKRGDKRHIIATALHSGGDDKTRQVDLESLKRRRLPITGPLWWTYTCSLFFRLIFEAGFMYALYFVYDGFAMPRLVKCEQWPCPNKVDCFISRPTEKTIFTIFMVASSAICMVLNVAELAYLIVKALMRCSTRMSKKSRAYAHPDQVITAKSLLQNKKNEMLLSSLTDSSSNKTV, from the coding sequence ATGAGTTGGGGGGCTCTGTACGCCCAGCTGGGCGGGGTGAACAAACACTCCACCAGCCTGGGGAAGATATGGCTGTCTGTCCTCTTCATCTTCCGTATCACCATCCTGGTACTGGCTGCAGAGAGCGTGTGGGGAGACGAGCAGTCTGACTTCACCTGCAACACCCAGCAGCCCGGCTGTAAGAACGTCTGCTATGACCACTTCTTCCCTGTGTCGCACATCCGTCTCTGGTGCCTGCAGCTAATCTTCGTGTCTACACCGGCCCTGCTGGTGGCCATGCACGTGGCTTACAGGAAGCGTGGGGACAAGAGGCACATCATCGCCACGGCCTTGCACAGCGGTGGTGATGACAAGACCAGGCAGGTGGACCTGGAGAGCCTGAAGAGGAGGCGTCTGCCCATCACCGGGCCTCTGTGGTGGACCTACACCTGCAGCCTGTTCTTCCGCCTGATCTTTGAGGCTGGCTTTATGTACGCCCTCTACTTTGTTTACGATGGCTTCGCGATGCCTCGTCTGGTGAAGTGTGAGCAGTGGCCCTGCCCCAACAAGGTGGACTGCTTCATCTCACGGCCCACAGAGAAGACCATCTTCACCATCTTCATGGTTGCTTCCTCTGCCATCTGCATGGTGCTCAACGTGGCCGAGCTGGCCTACCTCATCGTCAAGGCCCTGATGAGGTGCTCCACCAGGATGTCTAAGAAGAGCCGCGCCTATGCTCACCCCGATCAAGTGATCACGGCCAAGTCTCTACTACAGAATAAAAAGAACGAGATGCTGCTGTCATCTCTTACTGATTCCTCCAGCAACAAGACTGTGTGA